One segment of Ziziphus jujuba cultivar Dongzao chromosome 12, ASM3175591v1 DNA contains the following:
- the LOC107434602 gene encoding GCN5-related N-acetyltransferase 5, chloroplastic: MAATTLSLCFSSWDPQHHHLHLHLHHHHHHRHHLCSNTHFISHQTLPFIPSPPIPKYPLPLFHKSDRYSFKSSSFPSPSSSSSSSSSSSTTTTTTTSATAPASSFLEEPRRTGRFLSNEEYDKLKLLEDFGYFQELESGSLWVRVMRAEEMDITVELLAESFVESMVLPSAYMSLLRFLVKQYLIERRAAMPHAVTLIGFYRKRKKEGDNGEEEEEEQEEERLAGTVEVCFDKRGANASPPTPTPPKNSPYICNMAVKEQLRRRGIGWHLLKASEELISQMSSSREVYLHCRMIDTAPFNMYTKAGYYVVKTDSILILLMLQRRKHLMCKRLPVLSSPGESDMSGSEDE, translated from the exons GCTGCGACAACACTCTCACTCTGTTTCTCTTCTTGGGATCCACAGCACcaccatcttcatcttcatcttcatcaccaccaccaccaccgccatCATCTCTGCTCCAATACCCACTTCATATCCCATCAAACGCTCCCTTTCATTCCCTCTCCTCCTATTCCCAAATACCCACTTCCTCTTTTCCATAAATCCGACCGTTACTCCTTTAAATCTTCCTCCTTTCCTTctccgtcttcttcttcttcttcttcttcttcttcttcaacaactACGACAACTACTACATCAGCGACAGCACCAGCTTCGTCGTTCCTCGAAGAACCGAGAAGGACAGGTCGATTCTTGAGCAATGAAGAATACGATAAGCTCAAGTTGCTTGAAGATTTCGGATATTTTCAGGAATTGGAATCTGGGTCTTTGTGGGTTCGGGTTATGAGGGCGGAAGAGATGGATATTACAGTTGAGTTGCTGGCTGAGTCGTTTGTGGAGTCCATGGTTTTGCCTTCGGCTTATATGTCTCTGCTTAGGTTCCTTGTGAAGCAGTATTTGATTGAGAGGAGGGCTGCAATGCCTCATGCCGTCACGCTTATTGGGTTTTACagaaagaggaagaaagaaGGTGATaatggggaagaagaagaagaagaacaagaagaagagagGTTGGCAGGAACTGTGGAGGTTTGCTTTGACAAGAGGGGTGCGAATGCTTCTCCTCCAACACCTACTCCTCCCAAGAATTCCCCTTATATATGCAATATGGCTGTCAAGGAGCAGCTTCGgag GAGAGGCATTGGCTGGCATCTTCTGAAGGCGAGTGAGGAACTGATTTCTCAGATGAGTTCCTCAAGGGAGGTGTACTTGCATTGCAGAATGATTGACACAGCTCCATTTAACATGTATACAAAAGCGGGTTACTACGTTGTGAAAACAGATAgcattttgattttgttgatgTTGCAAAGGCGCAAACACTTAATGTGCAAAAGACTTCCAGTCTTAAGCAGCCCTGGAGAGTCAGATATGTCGGGCTCTGAGGACGAATGA